One window from the genome of Ferrimicrobium sp. encodes:
- a CDS encoding gamma carbonic anhydrase family protein, translating into MPIYSLGSQIPRIAASAFVHPDAVIIGSVVIGEEASVWPHAVLRGDYGRIEIGAQTSVQDGTVIHATAELPTVVGAECVVGHLVHLEGCVVEDHCLIGSSSVVLHRVRIHEHALVGANAMVTNDTDVPSFAMALGVPATIVPDRVPEGAFAEAVALYVANARRYRNELIRLE; encoded by the coding sequence ATGCCTATTTATAGTCTTGGTAGCCAGATTCCGCGGATCGCCGCTTCAGCGTTCGTCCACCCCGACGCCGTCATCATTGGTTCGGTGGTGATTGGTGAAGAAGCGTCGGTCTGGCCACACGCGGTACTGCGAGGCGACTACGGCCGTATTGAGATAGGCGCCCAGACGTCCGTGCAGGACGGAACCGTTATCCATGCCACGGCGGAACTCCCGACCGTGGTTGGCGCCGAATGTGTCGTGGGTCATCTCGTGCATCTTGAGGGTTGCGTCGTCGAGGACCACTGTCTGATTGGTTCCTCATCAGTGGTCCTGCACCGAGTTCGGATCCACGAGCATGCGTTGGTTGGAGCGAACGCAATGGTGACGAATGATACCGATGTGCCGTCTTTTGCTATGGCATTAGGGGTGCCAGCGACGATCGTTCCCGATCGCGTCCCTGAAGGGGCGTTCGCTGAGGCCGTCGCGCTCTATGTCGCCAATGCACGGCGCTATCGGAATGAATTGATTCGCTTGGAGTAG
- a CDS encoding ABC transporter ATP-binding protein produces MTNCDHPSIIRMQHAHLVRGASSIFRDLSLTLDSGQRLAILGPNGIGKTSLAMVLAGRLRLSRGTLHLLGVNVHETDIRALRPRIGYFSDELTSRLAPDMTAEEVVALGRFSGLRREWFALDDHDRLEARYLLELVGLNDYAQRPLDSLSSGQRQRVLLARSFCGTPRLTVLDEPTSHLDLVAREQMIEALERILDQHHHNGALVMVAHHLEDLPISITHTLVMSEHGYWFGPTDEVLTSATLTKAFHHPIEVHQLAGRRIATALRQP; encoded by the coding sequence ATGACCAACTGCGATCACCCTTCCATCATCCGCATGCAACACGCCCACCTGGTACGAGGTGCGAGCAGCATTTTTCGTGACCTATCCCTCACCCTCGATAGTGGACAGCGTCTGGCCATCTTGGGGCCGAACGGCATCGGGAAAACTTCGCTCGCGATGGTGCTTGCGGGGAGGCTCCGATTGAGTCGCGGCACGCTTCACCTCCTGGGGGTTAACGTGCACGAGACCGACATCAGAGCCCTACGCCCAAGGATTGGGTATTTCTCAGACGAGCTCACCTCGCGGCTCGCCCCAGATATGACGGCCGAAGAGGTGGTTGCTCTTGGTAGGTTCTCCGGTCTGCGCCGTGAATGGTTTGCGCTCGATGACCATGACCGACTCGAAGCCCGATACCTCCTCGAACTTGTAGGTCTTAACGACTACGCGCAGCGACCACTCGACTCACTCTCCTCGGGTCAACGCCAGCGGGTCCTCCTGGCGCGTTCCTTCTGCGGCACACCACGCTTAACCGTACTCGATGAACCGACCTCTCACCTCGATCTCGTCGCTCGCGAACAGATGATCGAAGCGCTTGAACGCATCCTCGACCAACATCACCACAACGGTGCGCTCGTCATGGTGGCCCACCATCTCGAGGATCTACCGATCTCGATCACTCACACGCTGGTGATGAGTGAGCATGGGTACTGGTTCGGCCCCACTGATGAGGTACTTACCTCGGCAACACTCACCAAAGCCTTCCATCATCCCATTGAGGTGCATCAACTCGCAGGTCGTCGTATCGCTACCGCACTCCGACAGCCATGA
- a CDS encoding EamA family transporter: protein MSRVELSAVALALGAAIAWGAWGFLSDRASIRAAPLTLWVTVVLVEAIAVLPVAFFIRPAFSWLTIAAGLAGTVGYALFFLALRRGSNAAPLIAITALYPAITLLLQVILTKVALHPRQLIGLALAIIAIALIAL from the coding sequence GTGTCTCGCGTCGAGCTGAGCGCTGTCGCGTTAGCACTTGGTGCTGCTATCGCGTGGGGAGCGTGGGGATTTCTCTCCGATCGTGCCTCGATCCGCGCTGCCCCATTGACGCTCTGGGTGACAGTGGTGCTCGTCGAAGCGATAGCTGTCCTACCAGTCGCCTTCTTCATACGACCCGCCTTCTCCTGGCTCACCATCGCTGCGGGTCTCGCCGGTACCGTCGGCTATGCCCTCTTTTTTCTTGCATTGCGTAGAGGTTCCAATGCTGCACCGCTCATCGCCATCACCGCCCTCTACCCAGCGATTACCCTCCTACTACAGGTCATCCTTACCAAAGTCGCGCTCCACCCCCGCCAACTCATAGGCCTGGCGCTTGCTATCATCGCCATAGCCTTGATAGCGCTATGA
- a CDS encoding GGDEF domain-containing protein produces the protein MQRSNSLNIGVLGNSGESALIGLLEQLMTAAGAMGVMVARRLESKYMIERVRVVPRILREGDVIEFENAVDLSTAVPIEPSGPGRIFSDYIGFSPLASLYLVPFEAARDENLATVVFSNRELRCPRPTLIALCRMIELTIAMGIDYERQVRSLADQLAILGEQASNDPLTQLLNRRGFLEVLQREASRLSRNPAPMAILLFDLDGLKSVNDLYGHEAGDDYLIKFARTLRDNLRAMDVVGRLGGDEFALLAPQTDRINAEELARRLRRLFDARRLPVSIGVAALEGEKMSLAALLSQADQAMYADKAQRKEAMGTQEKLTIDLTALEGRLQTRV, from the coding sequence ATGCAGCGATCAAATTCACTCAATATAGGCGTTCTGGGCAACAGTGGTGAGAGCGCGCTCATCGGGCTACTCGAGCAGCTCATGACGGCTGCCGGTGCGATGGGCGTGATGGTGGCGCGACGGCTTGAGTCAAAGTACATGATCGAGAGGGTTCGTGTCGTTCCCCGGATTCTACGCGAAGGCGATGTCATCGAATTCGAGAACGCGGTTGATCTGTCGACGGCCGTGCCGATTGAGCCCTCAGGGCCAGGTCGCATCTTCTCGGACTACATCGGTTTTTCACCGTTAGCCTCGTTATATCTTGTGCCATTTGAGGCGGCGAGGGACGAGAATCTAGCTACCGTGGTCTTTTCGAATCGCGAACTGCGCTGTCCGCGTCCAACCCTTATTGCGCTGTGTCGGATGATCGAGCTCACGATCGCCATGGGCATCGACTACGAGCGCCAGGTTCGTTCGCTGGCAGATCAGCTCGCTATCTTAGGCGAGCAGGCATCGAACGACCCCCTGACGCAGTTACTGAATCGGCGCGGCTTCCTCGAGGTGTTGCAGCGGGAGGCCAGTCGGCTTTCGCGGAATCCGGCACCGATGGCGATCTTGCTCTTTGATCTTGATGGTTTGAAATCGGTCAATGATCTCTACGGCCATGAGGCCGGTGATGATTACTTGATCAAGTTTGCACGAACGCTCCGTGATAATCTACGTGCGATGGATGTCGTCGGTCGTCTCGGTGGAGATGAGTTCGCCCTCCTTGCACCACAGACTGATCGCATCAACGCCGAGGAGCTCGCGCGTCGGCTACGCCGTCTTTTCGACGCCCGGCGACTACCGGTCTCTATCGGTGTCGCGGCGCTTGAGGGTGAGAAGATGTCTCTAGCTGCGCTGCTCTCGCAGGCTGATCAAGCGATGTACGCCGATAAGGCGCAACGGAAAGAGGCGATGGGAACTCAGGAGAAGTTGACAATCGACCTCACGGCACTTGAGGGACGCCTACAGACCCGTGTCTAG
- a CDS encoding MDR family oxidoreductase, with protein sequence METIRALVVRESTPLPTVAVEALPASSFSERPLRVRVAYSTLNYKDGMVMRGQGRLVRTYPHIPGVDLVGQVLSDATDTYAPGDWIIATGFRIGELYWGGYAEEAFLEPAWAVRLPSSMTPRQAMGIGTAGLTAMLAIMALEHLSILPGSEAPLLVTGAVGGVGSIAIAIASRLGYTVAGSTGRDTETDYLTHLGASIVIPRSDLDGGPERPLESERWLGCIDSVGGQTLARVLAQTKSNGAIASVGLAGGSSFTASVMPFLLRGVSIAGIDSVNAPLSEREIAWSRLAELLDPALLEEMITEISLEQLPTYAENILAGQVRGRVVVALDTGL encoded by the coding sequence ATGGAAACGATCCGAGCACTGGTGGTCCGGGAGTCCACACCACTACCAACCGTCGCGGTCGAGGCACTCCCAGCATCTAGCTTTAGCGAGCGACCCCTCAGGGTGCGCGTCGCCTATTCAACCCTCAACTACAAAGACGGCATGGTGATGAGAGGACAAGGCAGACTCGTGCGGACCTACCCACATATCCCTGGAGTCGATCTGGTCGGCCAAGTCCTATCGGACGCGACCGACACCTACGCTCCTGGAGACTGGATCATCGCGACCGGATTCCGCATCGGCGAACTCTATTGGGGGGGATATGCGGAGGAGGCATTTCTGGAGCCCGCTTGGGCGGTGCGACTCCCCTCCTCGATGACACCACGACAAGCGATGGGCATTGGCACCGCTGGCCTTACCGCCATGCTCGCCATCATGGCACTTGAACACCTCAGCATCCTGCCCGGCTCAGAAGCCCCATTGCTTGTCACCGGCGCAGTGGGAGGCGTTGGCTCCATCGCCATCGCCATCGCGAGTCGCCTTGGGTACACCGTCGCCGGTTCCACTGGGCGTGACACGGAGACTGACTACCTTACGCATCTTGGCGCGTCGATCGTCATCCCACGCAGTGACCTCGACGGCGGACCTGAACGTCCGCTAGAGTCAGAACGCTGGCTCGGTTGCATCGACTCCGTCGGCGGTCAGACCCTCGCACGCGTCCTTGCACAGACAAAGAGCAATGGGGCAATCGCATCAGTAGGTCTCGCTGGAGGGTCAAGCTTCACCGCATCGGTCATGCCGTTCCTCCTCCGCGGCGTCTCGATCGCCGGCATTGACTCAGTCAACGCACCGCTGTCCGAACGCGAGATCGCTTGGAGTCGCCTCGCCGAACTACTTGACCCAGCACTCCTGGAAGAGATGATCACCGAGATCAGCCTCGAACAGCTACCGACCTATGCTGAAAACATACTCGCAGGACAGGTTCGCGGGCGCGTGGTCGTGGCTCTAGACACGGGTCTGTAG
- a CDS encoding DinB family protein: MLEGTLDERFDAALTHFREAMDTARGVGMTEPDPETGEQWDLVHILAHVSEMLEYWLAEVLHVLASESEEPFGRLKRSPERIARIEQRATLTVEELRSEINLRAEATSDLCRLLRPEQLRKKGIHPKFGAMTVEEIVTEFGVDHLHEHAGQLELL, translated from the coding sequence ATGCTCGAGGGAACACTTGACGAGCGATTCGACGCGGCATTGACGCATTTTCGTGAGGCGATGGACACGGCCCGAGGGGTTGGGATGACTGAGCCGGATCCTGAAACCGGTGAACAATGGGATCTTGTCCATATACTCGCTCACGTCTCTGAGATGTTGGAGTACTGGTTGGCTGAGGTCCTGCATGTGCTCGCAAGCGAATCGGAGGAGCCCTTTGGTAGGCTGAAACGTTCGCCGGAACGGATTGCCAGAATAGAACAACGTGCCACGCTGACGGTGGAAGAGCTTCGTAGTGAGATCAATCTCCGGGCCGAAGCGACGAGCGATCTGTGCCGACTGTTAAGGCCGGAACAGTTGCGTAAGAAGGGGATACATCCAAAATTTGGAGCGATGACGGTCGAAGAGATCGTGACCGAGTTTGGCGTCGATCATCTCCATGAGCATGCGGGCCAGCTGGAGTTGTTGTGA
- a CDS encoding alpha-hydroxy acid oxidase — MKRQRPDVVALKALLVPRAPRLDFWRARVERAQTIGDLRTLARLRTPRAVFDYTDGAADGEVTLARSRELFRALTFHPRILRDVGEVDTTIDLLGRTSALPFALAPTGFTRMMRAEGEPAVARAAERAGIAYALSTMGTTSIEDVAHAAPSVRRWFQLYLWRDRDAGLDFLRRAEAHGYEALVLTVDVPVAGNRLRDAYNGLTIPPQISAKTFLDGALHPAWWFDLITTPPLEFASMHAYGGTVGSLINKMFDPSATIEDLSFLRDHWRGKLIVKGVQRLEDAQSLVGIGVDAIVLSNHGGRQLDRATVPLRLLRSVVEAVGPDTEILIDGGVMSGADIVAALALGAKAVLVGRAYLYGLMAGGEPGVDRAIEILASEVQRTMQLLGVRSMNELDPSFVTLP, encoded by the coding sequence ATGAAGCGTCAAAGACCTGATGTGGTGGCACTCAAAGCACTGTTGGTACCACGGGCGCCTCGGCTCGACTTTTGGCGTGCGAGGGTGGAGCGTGCCCAGACCATTGGTGATCTTCGCACGTTAGCACGGTTGCGCACACCGAGAGCTGTCTTTGACTATACCGACGGTGCTGCCGACGGTGAGGTGACGCTGGCTCGCTCTCGGGAGCTGTTCCGAGCGCTTACGTTCCATCCGCGGATCTTGCGTGATGTGGGTGAGGTCGATACCACGATCGACCTCCTTGGTCGTACGAGTGCGCTACCCTTCGCGCTGGCACCCACCGGTTTTACCCGAATGATGCGGGCAGAGGGGGAACCAGCGGTCGCCCGTGCAGCGGAGCGGGCGGGTATCGCCTATGCCCTCTCAACGATGGGCACCACATCCATCGAGGATGTTGCGCACGCCGCACCAAGTGTGCGCAGGTGGTTCCAGCTCTATCTTTGGCGCGATCGAGATGCGGGTCTCGATTTTTTACGCCGTGCCGAGGCCCACGGTTATGAGGCGCTCGTACTCACGGTCGACGTTCCGGTAGCTGGCAATCGGCTGCGTGATGCCTACAACGGGCTGACGATCCCACCACAGATTAGCGCAAAGACTTTTCTCGATGGTGCGTTGCACCCAGCTTGGTGGTTTGATCTCATCACGACGCCTCCGTTAGAGTTCGCTAGCATGCACGCATATGGAGGAACGGTTGGGTCATTGATTAACAAGATGTTTGATCCTTCGGCGACCATTGAGGATCTCTCCTTCCTTCGAGACCATTGGCGTGGCAAGTTGATCGTTAAGGGTGTACAACGACTTGAGGATGCACAGAGTCTCGTGGGTATCGGGGTCGATGCGATCGTGCTCTCAAATCACGGTGGTAGACAGCTCGATCGCGCGACGGTTCCTCTGCGGTTGCTCAGATCGGTCGTCGAGGCGGTCGGACCTGACACGGAGATTTTGATCGACGGAGGCGTGATGAGTGGGGCTGATATCGTGGCCGCCCTCGCTCTCGGAGCCAAGGCCGTACTTGTCGGTCGCGCGTACCTCTATGGTCTCATGGCCGGCGGTGAGCCTGGGGTGGATCGTGCCATTGAGATCCTCGCTAGTGAGGTACAACGCACGATGCAGCTGCTGGGGGTGCGATCTATGAACGAACTCGACCCTAGTTTTGTTACTCTGCCGTAG